Below is a window of Vicugna pacos chromosome 20, VicPac4, whole genome shotgun sequence DNA.
ACACAACTGTCCAGAGGTAGTTTGTGACCAGAGGAAAGATGAAACCAGAaccttggggggtggggaggagcagaAGGGTGGGAGTGGGCAAGGCTAGCTCCTTGTTATTAGTGCCCCATGTAagggaaggggaaactgaggccaagagtgGAAGCAGATGGGGATGAGGAGTGGCTCCAGCCCACCTCGAGTGGCTGTTACAGGAAACCCAGGCCCCTGGGCCTCCCCTGGATAAAGGTGGTTCTGCATCTCCATCACTGCAGTAGACTCCAGGGTGAGGGCAAGGTGGACTAGAACCTGCTTAGGGCGAGTAGGGGGCTTAgacccctcctgccttccttcctgtgCCCCCAAGGGGGCTGCCCAACCTAGTGCAGGGACTAGGCAAGGTGGGGAAGAAAAATGGGTGTGAGCCACACCTGCTGCTGTTAGTACAGTGGGAGTGGGCCATGTCAAAAGGGGATGGGGCTTGGGCTCCTTTTAAGGCCAGGGGAGCCCTCCCAGGCCCCTTAATGGGAAGCCAGAGGGAAGAGTCAGGGACCAGAAGGGACCCCTAGACCAAGAGCCCAGCCAGCAATGTCCCCACCGCTGAGGGAGTGGGGATCAGCAGCGCAGGGAGCAGTGACGTGAGAAGTCAGCTTTGTCCAGGGGGCAGGTGTGGCGTGTGGATGAGAGGGGTCGCTGGGAAttgaaatcaaaggaaaactgCTTCCCACTCGGGCCCTAGGGGCCCTGCAGCGGCTGGTGTGCGGTGTAGTGTGGTGGTGAGGGTGCAGGTGGGTGGCGGTGATGCGTGGGCCTGGGgaagggtgggggcagtgggagcggagcggagctGTCCAGTCCCAGAAGGAAACTGCTCCTCGGTGAGGGAGCAGGCGGCACAGCGGCGCGGTCACTGCTCCTCCTCTGAGGACTCCTGCGAGAtgccctcttcttcctccttctcctgtgAGGTGGGCAGGGCCATCAGCAGGAATGCCAGGcctgcccccctcctcctccacccccagaagCCAAGcttgcccccacccctccctgcactCCCTGGCTCTCCAGAAGGGGGATGAGTCAGGGCTGAGTGTGTGGGTGACTCAGCAACCTCCAAGGCCCAGTTTCATtcataaaaaaggaagaatttaaagggaggaaaaaaaaaccacacacatgcTGCTCTCACATAGAGCCAGGCCCTCTTGGCCCCCAGGCCCATGGCAGGGGGGACCTGGCAGAGCTCAGGACAGCACTGAGCTCGAGGAAGTGAGGAAGTGACTGGCTCTCACGGAGGGGAGAAGAGGTGGCCAGGGagaggaaatggggtgggaaggggtggctGGAGGGTGCATGAGCCCCCCCTGGCGGGTGAAGGGGAACCAGGTGGCCTTAGCCTACAGGGGCAGCTGCTGGGCTGTGGACCAGGGCTGCAGAGTGGCCACGGCCGCGGGCTGACCCCAGGCCAGggcggggaggaaggggaagtgTGTGCCGCCGGGGCTCACTCACTGGGTGGGAATGTCGGGACACCACACGGGGGCCCCCGTGCCAGGCACAAACTCCAAAACAACTTGTTTCCTGTTACTCACTCCTGGGGCCCCGCCAGCACCCCTTAGCCCCCCTCACCCTCTGGTGGCTCAGCTCGAGGAATGAAGGCCTCAGGGAGCGCAGGAACAGGTTGGGGGTCGGAAAGGGCCAGGCAGAGGAAGGCTGGGGTGGCCCTCACTGCAGTGTTCCCCCTAGAGGCAGTCTCCCTCAGCCTGCCCACTTCCACTACCGGCTATTTGGGGGCCCAGAAACACGATGCCTTCCTGTGAGGAAGTACCTCCATGAGGCATCACACCTCAACTCCCACCCAACACTGACCCCACCCCCACGGTGAGCTCCTCTGCTTCTTCTCTCCCAAGAATCAAGCCAAACCTCACCCCTTCTCTCTGTGGCTTCCTTTCCGCATTTCTATAATGGGGGTTGggggtgtgtggtggggaggggactaGATGACTTCCAAGTTCTCCCTAGAAGTTCTGAGTCCGTTTCAGAAGCAGACGAAGGGACCGCCCCCAGGTAGGGCAGGGAAGGGGTCTGGTTTGCTTTGTACCTGGGACCCCTCACTTCTCATGGACATAGCCCTTTAaaagccctgggctgggggccaggtGCCTGGGCCTTGGGCaaatcccttcccctctctgggcctgagtAAAACATGAAGTCCCATCATTCCTGGCCCTGCAGGTCAGGGAGAGCCATCTTTCTGTGGTGGGCACACAGATGGGGCATCACCCCTTAACAGCCTCCCCACAAGACCCAAGCTGCCAGCCTCTTCACCTACCAGTTTTTTGGGTCTGCCCCTTGGTTTCCTCCCTGGAGTTGTGGTAGTTTTCTGGATggtcagagaaaataaaatatctaagtcAAAAATGTCCCTGACAGGGCTCACCCAATGACCGGTACCCTGGACGGCGAGGGAGAGTAGGGAGGGGCAGGTCCCCCTACCTCTGCTCAGGGCAGCCCAGGACTCTCACCCCAGCTGGTGATGACTGGCCGGCCacactgcccccccaccccaacatacacacacgccccccactccctcctccacccATGACTCAGAGGATATGAGTCGtgtcttagaaaaaaataaaataaaaaacaaaacaagttctCTGAAAGGCTGATGCCACCGTAAATCTGGCCTTCCCTGCTTATCCACACTCCCTCAGGATGCAGGGGGCCTCTGGGAGAGAAGGTAACATTCTCAGCCCAGGGTGGAGctgccccttccctcttcccaaagCTGCAGGACATTTGACTTGCTTTCCAGTTGTCCTAGGGAGGACCAAGGCTACAGACAGACCTTCAGTCCTCACCCCTGGCCAATTAGCAAAGACCCATGGCCACCCACATGCCAGAGAAAGGGAGTGCAGAGAATAGGACAAGCCAGCTCCTTCCCAAACCTCCCACAGCTGCTGTCGTGGGGAGAGGGCCCTCCTTCCTCTTAACCCTAACCCTCTCAAGCCTCACCCGGGTCTTGGCAGCACCCTTGTTTTTGCTCCCCTTTGGTCGGCCCCGAGGTCTCTTAGGTGTTGGCACTTCACTGGGCTCCTTCTGCGAAGACAGATGGGACAGGTCAGGAACACAGGTGTCACCCTGACCCACTCCTTTCAGAAGACAGAGCCCTCTGCCCTACCCCAGCAAACTTAGGTCTACAGGCCAACCCCCAACTCCAGAATCCACAGGTGGCCCTCGGGACTTAAATTCTCAGTTTGAACATCTTTTGCAAAGCCTCTCCCCTTGCTTCCCTGTGACAGCAAAATGACAAGAGGCAGGAAGACTCCTGGGAAGGGTGTCATGGGGACAGAAAGACACCGTTATGCAGCTCTGCCCataccccagccctgccactgacTAGCTCTATAGTCTAAGATCTTGGACAAGACACTTCAcgcttgagcctcagtttccctcatctgtaaacgGTTTAAAGACTTAGCTGGCAAAGTGCCACAAAAATTCAATGAAGAATGTATAGGTGTCAGCACTGGGCTGTGATCATTGTCCACCCCCTTAGAAGATAGGAAAGGCTTCCCCATTCCCCTAGAGAGAGCGTCCAGCCTCTACTTGCAAACTGGACTCCctcccagctgcctcccaggTAGCAGTTATGCCCAGACCTTGGAACCCAGAGATCCCTGTTGTTGGCACCGCTGAAATTTTAGTAAGCCCAAGACGGAATAAAAAGCTGCTACATAATGCATAGAAGCTGGGCAGTAAATGCACATCAGCTATGGTTTCCCAAGGCAGCTACCCATGGGCTGTTCATGGTCCAGTAACTCAACACTCCTCTGACACCCCCCACTGACCGCAGCTAACAGGCGGCAGGGGGAGGCAAAGGGAACCAGACTAAGAGGATGGGTTCCCACGCATTATACCGTGGGCTCTGAAAGAGGCAGCTGAGTTCCACCACCCATCAGACTCCTCCTGGCTCCCGAAGAGTCAGGAGAGACCTCTAGACCTCTCCACTCTAGAGGGGGATGCCCGGGGCTTGGTGTTTAACAACCTGCCTGACATGTAAAGGGCAAGGGGATTGACCTCAATTCCTTTCTCTCCCAGCTGAAAGGGAAGTAACTGGGCTACATTCACGTGCAGCTGCCCCTCACTTGGGGACAGCTGCCCCTCTGGGAGAGAAACCAAGAAACCAAGATCTCCACCACATAACAGGTGGTCCTCACAGCCTAACTGGCCAAGCTCGCAGAGGAGGTGGGGGGCACGGTGCCAGGCTGGCCTTTTAACTTCACGGGACCTTAGCAGGGCATACCCTGGGTTCTGTGTCACTCTGCCACCAACTCCCCCAACATTTTCAACTTCTTGGACTTCAATTCCCTTTTACAGAGCTgggccaaagcctaatccagggCCAATCAACAATAAGTATCAAGACACCTTCATAGTAAATTAACAGAGTAATATCATATGCAATATATATCATGTGCAATATAACGACTAAAAACCCTGGGCTTATATGTACATGTATCTTCACATTTCCATAACCCATCTTTAGTACATCTTATAAATGTGCTGGCTCATGATAGACTGGAAATAAAGGGTGGGTGGTTTACCACAGTGTAAACACTGACCTGTGTGACCACAGGGTCACTTCTGGCTTGGACTTTCTGGCACGAGCTCCGAGCTCCCTCAGCCCCAACTTCTCTCCTGGGTCTCAAGAGGATCAGACTAGAGATGGCATGTCCAGAGTGCGCAGGTGTATGGATAGGAATGATTCTGCACCCTGCCAGTCTGGTTTTGGCCTTCCAAGATGCCTGGCACCTCCCTAGCCCAAAGAGGTAAACTGAGGCAAAGGTTTGGACACCCACCTGACTCCCTACCAGCGCCGTCCCGGGACTCACCGGAGGCTGCTTGCGCGGCCTGCCCCGCCCTCGCTTCTCAGTGGCGTCCTTTTCCTGCTTGGAAGCCAAGGGCTGGCTGGACTTCGAGCTCGACTCACTCATCTTCCCTCGTCTGCAGAGCAGGTGGAGGAGTGACGGCTAGGATGCTGGAGGGCCGGAAAAGTTGTTTTAAACAAAACATCTGGCTTTAGCCACTTCCTACCCCCTCACCAGTCCTGCCTGCTCCCCGGGGCACCCAGGATTCCCACTCTGCCTAGCTCATGGGAGTCTGCTCAGCCCCAGCAGGCAGCCACAGGGCGGGGCTGGGCCGTTGGCCCTAATCAGCTCCTTATCTCCTGTTCAGAAGGGCTCTTTGTTGTCCTGCAACCCCCACAGGGCTGGGGACCAAGAGCTCAGCCAGTCCAGATGTGGCTGTGGTTGAGGCCACCCTGGCAAAGATGTGGGCAGGGTGGGGGTCCTCACACCCCTAGGGCCTCTCCCTCCACCAAACTGCCCTTTCTTTTTAGGAGAAAGCCAAGCCTGGATAGCTCACAGGGAACAAGGGAGGAAAGGTAAGCAGAGAATGAGCCCTGGGCATCTGGCAGCCACGGCCATCAATCCCTGGCCCACCTCATCCACCGTGCTGCCCACATGCCAAGGCCCAAGCCTCAGGACCAAACACTCTTTAAGGGCCAACATTCACATGCCACACCAATCACATGGTCAGGGTTGGTGCCTTCCCCACCAGTCTCTCTGCTACTCTCTCCCTGGGTGAAGCTTTGAGTTTTCAGAAGATGAGGACAATTTAGGAAGAAGGGGGAAGATGGATAGAACTGCAAtggtgaggtggggtgggggaagaaaacCCCAAACCTGAAAGGTGAGTCTCCTCTTTCCCATAGCCCCCAACCCACCCCCCTGGAGTCAGATGAGATCTTTCTCCCTGATGCCTCCTTACAGGAGGGGCAGGGATTCCTTCAACTGAGAGGGACCCTTCTGACAGATGCTACCTGGCCCCCTGAAGCCCTAACACAGCTGATCCTAAAAGCTCCTTGGTCCTTTTCTAGCATCTTCCCTCTTCTTAGAGGCCTGTTTGGGCTTAATCAGTCTTACTAATTCAGAGTTCACCTAAAACCTCCCTCTGCAAGGAGCACCTGCAACCTGTATTTGGGAGTCTCTTCCAGAGGCTAAGAAAGGACAGTGAGGGTCCTCTCACATCCCCATCCCTGTCCTCTCAATTATTATTCCTAAGTTACAGATTAAGACGTGTCCTGGGAGGCCTATGGCTCCACTTGAAAGCCCCTcaacctgtaaaatgagggtaatgaTAATGCACCTACCTTAACTACCTCTGCAGACTGCTGTAACGATCAAACcagctaatattttaaaatactttaacaaCGGAAATCTTCACTCCAATCAAAATGAGAACGGGAACATTTGAAAATTACTTTCCCCTTTTCAGCTTCAGACAATTTCCAATTTTAATCCCATGAGAGGAAAAATCGTTTTTGCAAACTTGTGACTTTTAGAGGGCCCAAAATCCTGATCTTCAAGTATCGAAATGCTCCAGACAGCAAGACTTTGTCTGGtaattattccattttctaatatttcaGACTTGAAGACCCTTTTAAACAAGGTGGTTGGTGATTTATCCTGCTCCATCATTAGTGGCTTGGCCTGCTCTGTAATTACAGGCAGTGATTAGGATCTTATATTACCACAGGTCCCCCTTCAAAACTAAACATCAAAATTAATCAGCTAAATGAGTGCTGACCTCACATGAGGTCTGCTGGAGGCCCCCTCAGAGAGGGGGTTCCAGTTGGGCGAAGCCAGTCAGTAATCTGGAGAGCCTAGGCCTGCCTGGGGGATCCTGGTGGGTGTCCCTGCAAGCTCTTGCATCATCTGGTGCTTCCTCCGACCTCCTGCTGCTGGGGACCCTTTAATacactcacccccaccccacatccaGGCGTCCATGAACTGAATGAAGGCCTTTAGGCCCTCCCTGTCTGGTGAGaccaacaaatgcttgtctcttcCACCTGTTTCTGAACATCAGAGAAGCTTGGCTTGGCGAAGCCACGTTCAGGGCCCAACCGCAATCCCTCAGTTTGTAGTATGCCTTTTTGGGTCTCAAGCTTGTCTCCTCCACACATTGTGCACGCAATGTGCGCTCCACAAATGCTGAGGCAATCTGCAGGAATGACCCTAGGAAATCATCATGGGACTAACTTGTTTCCCCCCTAAAAAAGGTAACCCGGAGAGGCCTGATgagtgcccaaggtcacagagcaagtgGGCAGGCAGGATGGAGTGGGTTCCTGGCGATCTTTCTAGCCCGCCACTTTCCTGACCCGCCTCAGGGGCTAGTTAAGTGCCTGTGGCCCCAGTTCCAAACCTGGGTCCAGGGTGACTCTGCAAGTGTCTGTGTCTGGCCGGTGGACTAGGGACTAGAGCGCACGGGGGGAGGGGCGAAGGCCGCTCTTGCAGGCGCGGGAAACCGGTGCACCCCGACCGCATGCACCGCCACGCGGGTGCACCCGGCCCCACTTCCTGCCAGAGGGGGCACCCAAGCCCGCCTTGGGGCAGGAAACCTGGCGCGCGCGGGGTAAAGGAAGAAAGCCACCTCCCTCCGCGCCCTCCCCGCAaaataaaaccccagaaaaaaaaattt
It encodes the following:
- the HMGA1 gene encoding high mobility group protein HMG-I/HMG-Y isoform X1, producing the protein MSESSSKSSQPLASKQEKDATEKRGRGRPRKQPPVSPGTALVGSQKEPSEVPTPKRPRGRPKGSKNKGAAKTRKTTTTPGRKPRGRPKKLEKEEEEGISQESSEEEQ
- the HMGA1 gene encoding high mobility group protein HMG-I/HMG-Y isoform X2, whose translation is MSESSSKSSQPLASKQEKDATEKRGRGRPRKQPPKEPSEVPTPKRPRGRPKGSKNKGAAKTRKTTTTPGRKPRGRPKKLEKEEEEGISQESSEEEQ